One genomic region from Terriglobales bacterium encodes:
- a CDS encoding GAF domain-containing protein, which produces MADFSKRIEKAEKYLQKGKTESALEEYLGILEDDPNQDAVRSTAADLCLQLNRTGDAAKLLGVLFERQAGIGDVSKANITYKKLLKATTPSPEQSLRYGQLVEKSSKKDALDAYEAAVAGFSSSGRKPEALAALKRIVALDPKVENYRREGELATELFDVKAAAEAFFQAGELEAKAGGGNPGAWYARAYTTDPTLPHAALAHGKTLLAKGDAAGAVKAVEALATGAAATPELREAYCRALLASGRPLDAEPYVWELLEKDPAQADEVGRMIAELIKAEQMEKALQAAHRLEENQYKHNRRREYVTLIKEVTDKHPPGVEFLEYLVEVYNANNREQDYCATLIKLFQLYYAAGNFIKAADSLDAAAEVDAYEPGHQKRLEMLRGKIDSARFNAVANRFTGAVKVEEDKAGAPAGAVESETTILDDLMLQAEIFLQYSMRSKAVERLERIQKLFPREEDKNEKLRQLYMNAGLLPKYPSGVGAVAAGVPAAASATTPTPAAGTAAGPYAAVPSVDEAAVDNIARVTEITRNIYRQGNVKSVLFTAVNEVGRHWNASRCVAGLCTPGKPPSAALEYCAPGVKQSDVMAIVKLIGTLQALTVARGPVLIPHAPGNPDLAGVQQFIDALAIQSILAVPLMDGDEHAGVLFLEQCYTPREWRQTDVFVLKTIADQVVLAVNNSRLRSLVKTLAVTDEKSGLLRRASYIDVLLSEVKRAIQQNSTASVMLLQFAKAGALVKEVGEPAVESMMTQIGQVVTSHIRQNDVAVRYDLTTIALLLADTNERNAFFVVDKLRKALTGVRLAGTDKPLPITVGIAEIVARSNFDPIDVVTEVINRVEQALDAARAEGGDKARALAPKLEPVPA; this is translated from the coding sequence ATGGCCGATTTCTCCAAGCGAATCGAAAAGGCGGAGAAGTACCTGCAGAAGGGCAAGACGGAGTCCGCGCTGGAGGAGTACCTGGGGATCCTGGAAGACGATCCCAACCAGGACGCGGTGCGCTCCACGGCCGCCGACCTGTGTCTGCAACTGAACCGCACCGGGGACGCCGCCAAGCTGCTGGGCGTGCTGTTCGAGCGCCAGGCCGGGATCGGCGACGTCTCCAAGGCCAACATCACCTACAAGAAGCTGCTGAAGGCCACCACGCCCTCGCCGGAGCAGAGCCTGCGCTACGGCCAACTGGTCGAGAAGTCCAGCAAGAAGGACGCGCTCGACGCCTACGAGGCGGCGGTCGCGGGGTTCAGTTCTTCCGGGCGCAAGCCGGAGGCGCTGGCAGCCTTGAAGCGCATTGTCGCGCTCGATCCGAAGGTGGAGAACTATCGCCGGGAAGGCGAGCTGGCCACGGAGCTGTTCGACGTGAAGGCCGCGGCCGAAGCCTTCTTCCAGGCCGGCGAGCTGGAAGCGAAGGCGGGTGGCGGCAATCCGGGCGCCTGGTATGCGCGCGCCTACACCACCGATCCCACGCTTCCGCATGCCGCTCTGGCGCACGGCAAGACGCTGCTGGCCAAGGGGGATGCTGCGGGAGCGGTGAAGGCGGTGGAGGCGCTGGCGACAGGCGCAGCAGCCACGCCGGAGCTGCGCGAGGCGTATTGCCGGGCGTTGCTGGCCTCCGGCCGCCCGCTGGACGCCGAGCCCTACGTCTGGGAGTTGCTGGAGAAAGATCCGGCGCAGGCCGACGAAGTGGGGCGCATGATCGCCGAGCTCATCAAGGCGGAGCAGATGGAGAAGGCGCTGCAGGCGGCGCACCGCCTGGAGGAGAACCAGTACAAACATAACCGCCGCCGCGAGTACGTCACGCTCATCAAGGAAGTCACGGACAAGCATCCGCCGGGCGTGGAATTCCTGGAATATCTGGTCGAGGTCTACAACGCCAACAACCGCGAGCAGGACTACTGCGCCACGCTGATCAAGCTGTTCCAGCTCTATTACGCCGCCGGGAACTTCATCAAGGCGGCGGATTCGCTGGACGCGGCGGCGGAAGTGGACGCCTACGAGCCCGGCCATCAGAAACGCCTGGAGATGCTGCGCGGCAAGATCGATTCCGCGCGCTTCAACGCCGTGGCCAACCGCTTCACGGGCGCGGTGAAAGTGGAGGAGGACAAGGCGGGCGCGCCGGCCGGCGCGGTCGAGAGCGAGACCACCATCCTCGACGACCTGATGCTGCAGGCGGAGATCTTCCTGCAGTATTCGATGCGCTCGAAGGCGGTAGAGCGGCTGGAACGCATCCAGAAACTGTTCCCGCGGGAAGAGGACAAGAACGAGAAGCTGCGGCAGCTCTATATGAACGCCGGCCTGCTGCCCAAGTATCCCAGCGGCGTGGGTGCGGTGGCGGCTGGGGTGCCGGCTGCGGCATCCGCGACCACGCCCACGCCTGCGGCGGGCACGGCGGCGGGCCCCTATGCGGCCGTGCCCAGCGTGGACGAAGCGGCGGTGGACAACATCGCGCGCGTCACGGAGATCACGCGCAACATCTACCGCCAGGGCAACGTGAAGAGCGTGCTGTTCACGGCGGTCAACGAAGTGGGCCGCCACTGGAACGCCAGCCGCTGCGTGGCCGGGCTGTGTACGCCGGGCAAACCGCCTTCGGCGGCGCTGGAGTACTGCGCCCCGGGCGTGAAACAGTCGGACGTGATGGCCATCGTCAAGCTGATCGGGACGCTGCAGGCGCTCACGGTGGCCCGCGGGCCGGTGCTCATCCCGCATGCGCCCGGCAATCCCGATCTGGCGGGCGTGCAGCAGTTCATTGACGCGCTCGCTATCCAGTCCATCCTGGCGGTGCCGCTGATGGATGGCGACGAGCACGCCGGCGTCCTCTTTCTGGAACAGTGCTACACGCCGCGGGAATGGCGGCAGACGGACGTGTTCGTGCTCAAGACCATCGCCGACCAGGTGGTGCTGGCGGTGAACAACTCGCGATTGCGCAGCCTGGTGAAGACACTGGCGGTCACCGACGAAAAATCCGGCTTGCTGCGCCGCGCCTCCTACATCGACGTCTTGCTCAGTGAAGTGAAGCGCGCCATCCAGCAGAACTCCACGGCCAGCGTGATGCTGCTGCAGTTCGCCAAGGCGGGCGCGCTGGTGAAGGAAGTGGGCGAGCCCGCGGTCGAGTCGATGATGACGCAGATCGGCCAGGTCGTGACCTCGCACATCCGGCAGAATGACGTGGCCGTGCGCTACGACCTGACCACCATCGCGCTGCTCCTGGCGGACACGAACGAAAGGAACGCCTTTTTCGTGGTGGATAAGCTGCGCAAGGCGCTCACGGGCGTGCGGCTGGCGGGAACGGACAAGCCGCTGCCCATCACCGTGGGCATTGCGGAGATCGTGGCGCGCTCGAACTTCGATCCCATCGACGTGGTCACCGAAGTCATCAACCGCGTGGAGCAGGCGCTCGACGCCGCCCGTGCCGAAGGCGGCGACAAGGCGCGCGCGCTGGCGCCCAAGCTGGAGCCGGTTCCGGCGTAA
- a CDS encoding acetyl-CoA C-acetyltransferase: protein MLEPTDIAIVSGARTPMGRYCGKLRDFTAQELGAIAAKEAIARAGVDPKEFDHVVFGNAQQTSGDALYGARHVGLLAGLPVEVPALTVNRLCGSGMQAIVNAAQMIQLGEGKTVLAGGMEAMSQAPHVIRGARWGLGLGEGRLEDSLMVALVDSYCGLAMAGTAELYAEQQGITREQMDEFALRSQRTAEAAYKSCRMKEELVPVPLKDAKGRPTGEMFTEDDHRRPQTTLEGLAKLKPAFRKDGAVTAGNASGIVDGGAAVVVMSVADAEKRGLKPLGRLVSWGIAGVEPKIMGSGPVPATRLALKKAGLKLEDMDLIEVNEAFAAQYLAVEKELGLNRDKVNVNGGAIALGHPLGATGTRLVLTLLYELRRRKGKYGLATACIGGGQGIAVIVESLS from the coding sequence ATGCTGGAACCGACCGACATCGCCATCGTCAGCGGGGCGCGCACGCCCATGGGCCGCTACTGCGGCAAGCTGCGCGACTTCACGGCGCAGGAGCTGGGCGCCATCGCGGCCAAAGAAGCCATCGCGCGGGCGGGCGTGGACCCCAAGGAATTCGATCACGTGGTTTTCGGCAACGCGCAACAGACTTCGGGCGACGCGCTCTACGGCGCGCGGCACGTCGGCCTGCTGGCCGGATTGCCGGTCGAAGTTCCGGCGCTCACCGTGAATCGCCTGTGCGGCTCGGGCATGCAGGCCATCGTCAACGCCGCGCAGATGATTCAACTGGGAGAAGGGAAGACGGTGCTGGCCGGCGGCATGGAAGCCATGTCGCAGGCGCCGCACGTCATCCGCGGCGCGCGCTGGGGCTTGGGCCTGGGCGAAGGCCGGCTGGAAGACTCGCTCATGGTCGCGCTCGTCGATTCCTATTGCGGCCTGGCCATGGCCGGCACAGCCGAACTCTACGCTGAGCAGCAGGGCATCACCCGCGAGCAGATGGATGAGTTCGCGTTGCGCTCGCAGCGGACGGCCGAGGCTGCCTACAAGAGCTGCCGCATGAAAGAAGAGCTGGTCCCGGTGCCGCTGAAGGATGCCAAGGGCCGCCCGACCGGCGAGATGTTCACCGAGGACGACCATCGCCGCCCGCAGACCACGCTCGAAGGGCTGGCCAAGCTGAAGCCGGCCTTCCGCAAAGACGGCGCCGTCACCGCGGGCAACGCCAGCGGCATCGTCGATGGCGGCGCGGCCGTGGTGGTGATGTCGGTCGCGGACGCCGAGAAGCGCGGGCTCAAGCCGCTGGGACGGCTGGTGAGCTGGGGCATTGCCGGCGTCGAGCCGAAGATCATGGGGTCAGGGCCTGTGCCCGCGACGCGCCTGGCGCTGAAGAAGGCCGGGCTCAAGCTCGAAGACATGGATCTGATCGAGGTCAACGAGGCCTTCGCCGCGCAGTATCTGGCCGTCGAGAAGGAACTCGGCCTCAACCGCGACAAGGTCAACGTGAACGGCGGCGCCATCGCGCTCGGACATCCGCTGGGCGCTACCGGCACACGCCTGGTCCTGACCCTGCTCTACGAACTCCGCCGCCGCAAGGGAAAGTACGGCCTGGCGACCGCGTGCATCGGGGGCGGGCAGGGGATCGCGGTGATCGTAGAGAGCTTGAGCTGA
- a CDS encoding 3-hydroxyacyl-CoA dehydrogenase family protein encodes MEIKRVGVLGCGLMGSGIAQVSAMAGCDVTVLEAEQKFLDKGFAGIDKSLAKFAEKGTLKEEPDAVRARLKGTLKKEDLAGCDLIIEAIIENLDEKRKMYAALDAIVKKDAIFASNTSSLSITELMTSTQRPERFIGLHFFNPVPLMKLVEVVRTIATAPDVYETAYQFALKLGKVPVRTSDKTGFIVNRLLVPYLLDAIRAYEEGVGSIEDIDNAMKLGCGYPMGPFTLLDFVGLDTTYYITHVMFDEFKERRFASPPLLKRLVLAGWYGKKTGKGFYDWSDPASPKPGKF; translated from the coding sequence ATGGAGATCAAGAGAGTCGGTGTGCTGGGTTGCGGGCTGATGGGCTCGGGCATCGCGCAGGTCTCGGCGATGGCTGGATGCGACGTCACCGTCCTCGAGGCCGAGCAGAAGTTCCTCGACAAGGGCTTTGCCGGCATCGACAAATCGCTGGCCAAGTTCGCGGAGAAGGGCACGCTGAAGGAGGAGCCCGACGCCGTCCGCGCCCGCCTGAAAGGGACGCTGAAGAAAGAAGACCTCGCCGGCTGCGACCTGATCATCGAGGCCATCATCGAGAACCTTGACGAGAAGCGGAAGATGTACGCGGCGCTCGACGCCATCGTGAAGAAGGACGCCATCTTCGCCTCCAATACCTCTTCGCTCTCCATCACCGAGCTGATGACCTCCACCCAGCGTCCCGAACGCTTCATCGGCCTGCACTTCTTCAACCCGGTGCCGCTGATGAAGCTGGTCGAAGTAGTGCGCACCATCGCCACCGCGCCCGATGTCTACGAAACGGCTTACCAGTTTGCCCTCAAGCTGGGCAAGGTCCCGGTGCGCACCTCGGACAAGACCGGGTTCATCGTCAACCGCCTGCTGGTGCCCTATCTGCTGGACGCCATCCGCGCCTATGAAGAAGGCGTCGGCTCCATCGAGGACATCGACAACGCCATGAAGCTGGGCTGCGGCTATCCCATGGGGCCGTTCACGTTGCTGGACTTCGTGGGCCTCGATACGACGTACTACATCACGCATGTGATGTTCGACGAGTTCAAGGAGCGGCGCTTCGCCTCCCCGCCGCTGCTCAAACGGTTGGTGCTGGCGGGGTGGTACGGAAAAAAGACCGGCAAGGGTTTCTACGACTGGTCAGACCCGGCTTCTCCGAAACCAGGGAAGTTCTGA
- a CDS encoding enoyl-CoA hydratase-related protein, with protein sequence MAFENLLFEKKNSIAYVTINRPKVLNALNMATMEELRAAFTQARDDKEVRVVILTGAGEKAFVAGADITELARHNPIEAKEYTHRGQSVLDLMENLGKPVIACINGFALGGGCEIAMACTMRLASENAKLGQPEVKLGIMAGYGGTQRLPRLVGKGLAMQMLLTGEMITAQEAHRIGLVNEVVPQAELVPRAEAIAQKIIANAPLAVQYTMEAVNKGMEMALPEALYLEATLFGICCATEDKKEGTTAFLEKRPTKFSGK encoded by the coding sequence ATGGCGTTTGAAAACCTGCTATTCGAGAAGAAGAACTCCATCGCATACGTGACCATCAACCGCCCCAAGGTGCTCAACGCGCTCAACATGGCCACCATGGAAGAATTGCGCGCGGCGTTCACCCAGGCGCGGGATGACAAAGAGGTGCGCGTGGTCATCCTTACCGGGGCGGGGGAGAAAGCGTTCGTCGCCGGCGCGGACATCACTGAGCTGGCCCGGCACAATCCCATCGAGGCCAAGGAGTACACGCACCGCGGCCAGAGTGTGCTCGATCTGATGGAGAATCTGGGCAAGCCGGTCATCGCCTGCATCAACGGGTTCGCGCTCGGCGGCGGCTGCGAGATCGCCATGGCCTGCACCATGCGTCTGGCCAGCGAGAACGCCAAGCTCGGCCAGCCGGAAGTGAAGCTGGGCATCATGGCCGGATACGGCGGCACGCAGCGTCTGCCACGACTGGTCGGCAAGGGGCTCGCCATGCAGATGCTGCTGACCGGGGAGATGATCACCGCGCAGGAAGCCCATCGCATCGGCCTGGTGAACGAAGTCGTGCCGCAGGCGGAACTCGTGCCGCGCGCGGAAGCCATCGCGCAGAAGATCATCGCCAACGCGCCCCTCGCCGTGCAGTACACCATGGAAGCCGTCAATAAAGGCATGGAGATGGCCCTGCCCGAAGCCCTCTACCTCGAAGCCACGCTTTTCGGCATCTGCTGTGCCACCGAGGACAAGAAGGAAGGCACCACGGCATTTCTGGAGAAGCGGCCGACGAAATTCAGCGGGAAATAG
- the ribH gene encoding 6,7-dimethyl-8-ribityllumazine synthase, with the protein MIKAVQLACHAQNAKEFSALVEVLDALGLERGEGWEEKRSRGVVFLAPQGQVKVAQGEDFGDAHVGLEVSDVDALYALARRKKLRLAGKIEDTDWGARWFAVETGGIRIAIFSRPGKSAVAGLAGKLDARGQRFGIVMSRFNSFITERLLAGALDALHRTGARDRDIEIARVPGAFEIPAAARAMAETRRFDAVICLGCILRGETSHYEHLANEVTRGIGQAAQETGVPHAYGLLTCDTLEQAIDRAGLKSGNKGFEAGLSAVEMASLKKAVGRLESAAKKPAKQRAKRKR; encoded by the coding sequence GTGATCAAGGCCGTCCAACTCGCCTGCCACGCGCAGAATGCGAAGGAGTTCTCGGCGCTCGTCGAAGTCCTGGACGCTTTGGGCCTGGAGCGCGGCGAGGGCTGGGAAGAGAAGCGCAGCCGTGGCGTCGTGTTCCTCGCCCCGCAGGGACAGGTAAAGGTCGCGCAGGGCGAGGATTTCGGTGATGCGCACGTCGGCCTGGAAGTCAGCGATGTCGACGCACTTTACGCGTTGGCGCGCCGCAAGAAGCTGCGCCTCGCCGGGAAAATTGAAGACACGGACTGGGGAGCGCGCTGGTTCGCGGTTGAGACGGGCGGAATCCGCATCGCCATCTTCAGCCGTCCCGGGAAGTCCGCAGTTGCCGGCCTCGCAGGGAAACTGGATGCGCGGGGCCAGCGCTTCGGCATCGTGATGAGCCGCTTCAATTCGTTCATCACCGAGCGCCTGCTGGCGGGCGCGCTTGACGCGCTTCACCGCACGGGCGCCCGCGATCGCGACATTGAGATCGCGCGCGTGCCCGGCGCCTTCGAGATTCCCGCTGCCGCGCGTGCGATGGCCGAGACCCGGCGGTTCGATGCCGTGATCTGTCTGGGCTGCATCCTGCGCGGCGAGACGTCGCACTATGAGCATCTGGCGAACGAAGTGACGCGGGGCATCGGGCAGGCGGCGCAGGAGACCGGCGTGCCGCACGCCTATGGCCTGCTGACCTGCGATACTCTCGAGCAGGCCATCGACCGTGCCGGTCTGAAGAGCGGCAACAAGGGTTTCGAAGCCGGCCTTTCGGCGGTGGAGATGGCATCGCTGAAGAAAGCCGTCGGCCGTCTGGAGTCGGCCGCCAAGAAACCCGCAAAGCAACGTGCGAAACGGAAGCGATGA
- the nusB gene encoding transcription antitermination factor NusB, with product MGTRRKARELALQMLFQRDLGKQAPEDVRRTFWNERAEIDASVRAFADKVFALASERAGEIDALIEQHAPHWRMDRMAAVDRNLLRAGVAEFLAFPEIPRAIVINEAIEVARRFSSPESIQFINGVLDSVGRSLEESGARVKGTGAQ from the coding sequence ATGGGTACGCGCAGGAAAGCCCGCGAACTGGCGCTGCAGATGCTCTTCCAGCGCGACCTGGGGAAGCAGGCGCCGGAAGACGTGCGCCGCACGTTCTGGAACGAACGGGCGGAGATCGACGCTTCGGTGCGCGCGTTCGCCGACAAGGTCTTCGCTCTCGCCAGCGAACGCGCCGGAGAGATCGATGCGCTCATCGAGCAGCACGCGCCGCACTGGCGCATGGACCGCATGGCCGCGGTGGACCGCAACCTGCTGCGTGCCGGCGTGGCCGAGTTCCTCGCCTTCCCGGAGATTCCCCGCGCCATCGTGATCAACGAGGCGATTGAGGTCGCGCGTCGCTTCTCTTCGCCTGAATCCATCCAGTTCATCAACGGCGTGCTCGACAGCGTGGGCCGCAGTTTGGAAGAATCGGGCGCTCGCGTCAAAGGAACGGGGGCGCAGTAG
- a CDS encoding DUF2621 family protein codes for MQWTDEAREIIDDLLFELPLPVRDGVRQAAELRAEALAEEAGASRVRLEVAVRAFIESTPADLRQRLKHTLSYKGIDPEEYEAAFRS; via the coding sequence GTGCAGTGGACCGACGAAGCCCGCGAGATCATCGACGACTTGCTGTTCGAGCTGCCGCTGCCTGTGCGTGATGGTGTGCGTCAGGCCGCAGAGCTGCGCGCCGAAGCGCTGGCCGAAGAAGCCGGCGCCTCGCGTGTGCGCCTGGAAGTCGCCGTGCGCGCCTTCATCGAATCCACCCCCGCCGACCTGCGCCAGCGCCTGAAGCACACGCTCTCCTACAAGGGAATCGATCCGGAAGAGTACGAGGCCGCGTTCCGCAGCTGA